The Orcinus orca chromosome 16, mOrcOrc1.1, whole genome shotgun sequence genome includes a window with the following:
- the ADAM33 gene encoding disintegrin and metalloproteinase domain-containing protein 33 isoform X3, with protein MRPGYRRARGSPALGLLLLLRLPWPVWGAEAFQGNTPGEPVTLHWVLDGRPRHMVTLEQPVSKLEVGLVVLKAEGQELLLELEKNHRLLAPGYTETHYSPDGQPVVLFPNHTDHCHYHGRVRGFLDSWVVLSICSGMRGLITLSSNASYYVHPWPAGDSKDFLTHKIIRTEQLLSWKGACGYRDPGDKRDMARLSCATQIRERRESLGSPRYLELYIVADHTLFLTQHRNLNHTKQRLLEVASYVDQILRTLDIQVALTGLEVWTEEDQSRVTPDANATLWAFLQWRQGLWARQPHDSAQLLTGRAFQGATVGLAPVEGMCRAESSGGVSTDHSELPIGAAATMAHEIGHSLGLSHDPDGCCVEAAAEQGGCVMAAATRHPFPRVFSACSRRQLRAFFSKGGGACLSNAPDSGLLVPRAHCGNGFVEEGEECDCGFGQECPDSCCHAHNCSLRAGAQCTHGDCCAHCLLKPAGAPCRRSAGDCDLPEFCTGVSPYCPPDIYLLDGSPCARGRGYCRDGACPTLQHQCQQLWGPGSRPAPEACFQVVNSAGDAHGNCGQQSDSSFVPCAQSDAQCGKLQCQGGEQSALAPHMVPVDSTVPLGSRQVTCKGALVLPGTQLDLPDLGLVESGTQCGPRMVCQERRCRNTTFRELELCLTTCHGRGVCNSNRNCHCALGWAPPFCDKPGFGGSVDSGPMQPENQDTFTLAVILSFLLPLLPGAGLAWCCCRHPELRLQQCLWGSRRDPTCSGTLPPPIAPQTLRTLSEPNSHLEKPVTHGPACTPKVESKSQDPVSGEK; from the exons GAAACACCCCTGGAGAGCCAGTCACCCTGCACTGGGTTCTGGATGGACGACCCCGGCACATGGTCACCCTGGAGCAGCCG GTCTCGAAGCTAGAAGTGGGGCTGGTGGTCTTGAAGGCTGAAGGCCAGGAGCTCCTGCTAGAGCTGGAGAAGAATCA CAGGCTGCTGGCTCCAGGATACACAGAAACCCACTACAGCCCAGATGGGCAGCCAGTAGTGCTGTTCCCCAACCACACG GATCATTGCCACTACCATGGGCGTGTGAGGGGCTTCCTGGACTCCTGGGTAGTCCTCAGCATCTGCTCTGGGATGAG GGGCCTGATCACACTCAGCAGCAATGCCAGCTATTATGTGCATCCTTGGCCAGCTGGGGACTCCAAAGACTTCTTGACCCACAAGATCATCCGGACGGAGCAGCTGCTCAGCTGGAAAGGGGCCTGTGGCTACAGGGACCCTGGGGACAAAAGGGACATGGCCAGGCTTTCGTGTGCCACCCAGATCAGG GAGAGGCGGGAGTCCTTGGGGAGCCCGAGGTACCTGGAGCTGTACATAGTGGCGGATCACACCCTG TTCTTGACCCAGCACCGGAACTTGAACCACACCAAACAGCGTCTTCTGGAGGTCGCCAGCTATGTGGATCAG ATTCTCAGGACTCTGGACATTCAGGTGGCGCTGACCGGCCTGGAAGTGTGGACCGAGGAGGACCAGAGCCGCGTCACGCCAGACGCGAACGCCACGCTCTGGGCCTTCCTGCAGTGGCGCCAGGGACTGTGGGCACGGCAGCCACATGACTCGGCTCAGCTGCTCAC GGGCCGCGCCTTCCAGGGCGCCACCGTGGGCCTGGCGCCGGTCGAGGGCATGTGCCGCGCGGAGAGCTCTGGAGGCGTGAGCACC GACCACTCGGAGCTCCCCATTGGTGCTGCAGCCACCATGGCCCACGAGATAGGCCACAGCCTCGGCCTCAGCCACGACCCCGACGGCTGCTGCGTGGAGGCAGCGGCGGAGCAGGGCGGCTGCGTGATGGCCGCAGCTACCCG GCACCCGTTCCCGCGAGTGTTTAGCGCCTGCAGCCGCCGCCAGCTGCGCGCCTTCTTCAGCAAGGGAGGGGGCGCGTGCCTCTCCAACGCGCCGGACTCCGGGCTCCTAGTGCCCCGGGCGCACTGCGGGAATGGCTTCGTGGAAGAGGGCGAGGAGTGCGACTGCGGCTTCGGCCAG GAGTGCCCGGACTCCTGCTGCCATGCCCACAACTGCTCGCTGCGTGCGGGGGCCCAGTGCACCCACGGGGACTGCTGCGCACACTGCTTG CTGAAGCCGGCGGGTGCGCCTTGCCGCCGGTCTGCGGGCGACTGTGACCTCCCTGAATTCTGCACGGGCGTCTCCCCCTATTGCCCCCCCGACATTTACCTACTGGATGGCTCGCCCTGCGCCAGAGGCCGCGGCTACTGCCGGGACGGCGCGTGTCCCACGCTGCAGCATCAGTGCCAGCAGCTCTGGGGGCCTG GCTCCCGCCCAGCCCCGGAGGCTTGTTTCCAGGTTGTGAACTCTGCGGGAGACGCCCATGGGAACTGCGGCCAGCAAAGCGACAGCAGCTTCGTGCCCTGTGCGCagag CGATGCGCAGTGTGGGAAACTGCAGTGCCAGGGCGGGGAGCAGAGTGCACTGGCGCCACACATGGTGCCGGTGGACTCCACCGTACCCCTAGGCAGCCGCCAGGTGACCTGCAAGGGAGCCCTCGTGCTGCCCGGCACCCAGCTGGACCTGCCTGATTTGGGCCTGGTAGAGTCAGGCACCCAGTGTGGACCTAGAATG GTGTGCCAGGAAAGGCGCTGCCGGAACACTACCTTCCGAGAGCTGGAGCTCTGCCTGACCACCTGCCATGGTCGCGGG GTTTGCAATAGTAACCGTAATTGCCACTGTGCTCTGGGCTGGGCTCCGCCTTTCTGTGACAAGCCAGGGTTTGGTGGTAGTGTGGACAGCGGTCCTATGCAGCCTGAAA ACCAGGACACCTTCACGCTGGCGGTGATCCTTAGTTTTCTGCTGCCTCTGCTCCCTGGGGCCGGCCTGGCCTGGTGCTGCTGCCGGCACCCGGAACTCCGTCTCCAACAATGCCTTTGGGGCTCAAGGAGGGACCCCACGTGCAGTGG CACTCTTCCCCCACCTATTGCTCCGCAGACCTTGAGAACTCTGTCAGAGCCCAACAGCCACCTTGAGAAGCCTGTGACCCACGGCCCTGCTTGTACCCCCAAGGTAG AGTCCAAAAGCCAAGATCCTGTCTCTGGTGAAAAGTGA
- the ADAM33 gene encoding disintegrin and metalloproteinase domain-containing protein 33 isoform X11 produces the protein MRPGYRRARGSPALGLLLLLRLPWPVWGAEAFQGNTPGEPVTLHWVLDGRPRHMVTLEQPVSKLEVGLVVLKAEGQELLLELEKNHRLLAPGYTETHYSPDGQPVVLFPNHTDHCHYHGRVRGFLDSWVVLSICSGMRGLITLSSNASYYVHPWPAGDSKDFLTHKIIRTEQLLSWKGACGYRDPGDKRDMARLSCATQIRERRESLGSPRYLELYIVADHTLFLTQHRNLNHTKQRLLEVASYVDQILRTLDIQVALTGLEVWTEEDQSRVTPDANATLWAFLQWRQGLWARQPHDSAQLLTGRAFQGATVGLAPVEGMCRAESSGGVSTDHSELPIGAAATMAHEIGHSLGLSHDPDGCCVEAAAEQGGCVMAAATRHPFPRVFSACSRRQLRAFFSKGGGACLSNAPDSGLLVPRAHCGNGFVEEGEECDCGFGQECPDSCCHAHNCSLRAGAQCTHGDCCAHCLLKPAGAPCRRSAGDCDLPEFCTGVSPYCPPDIYLLDGSPCARGRGYCRDGACPTLQHQCQQLWGPGSRPAPEACFQVVNSAGDAHGNCGQQSDSSFVPCAQSDAQCGKLQCQGGEQSALAPHMVPVDSTVPLGSRQVTCKGALVLPGTQLDLPDLGLVESGTQCGPRMVCQERRCRNTTFRELELCLTTCHGRGVCNSNRNCHCALGWAPPFCDKPGFGGSVDSGPMQPENQDTFTLAVILSFLLPLLPGAGLAWCCCRHPELRLQQCLWGSRRDPTCSGPKDGPCRGHPLGSVHPMELGLTATAEPQALGA, from the exons GAAACACCCCTGGAGAGCCAGTCACCCTGCACTGGGTTCTGGATGGACGACCCCGGCACATGGTCACCCTGGAGCAGCCG GTCTCGAAGCTAGAAGTGGGGCTGGTGGTCTTGAAGGCTGAAGGCCAGGAGCTCCTGCTAGAGCTGGAGAAGAATCA CAGGCTGCTGGCTCCAGGATACACAGAAACCCACTACAGCCCAGATGGGCAGCCAGTAGTGCTGTTCCCCAACCACACG GATCATTGCCACTACCATGGGCGTGTGAGGGGCTTCCTGGACTCCTGGGTAGTCCTCAGCATCTGCTCTGGGATGAG GGGCCTGATCACACTCAGCAGCAATGCCAGCTATTATGTGCATCCTTGGCCAGCTGGGGACTCCAAAGACTTCTTGACCCACAAGATCATCCGGACGGAGCAGCTGCTCAGCTGGAAAGGGGCCTGTGGCTACAGGGACCCTGGGGACAAAAGGGACATGGCCAGGCTTTCGTGTGCCACCCAGATCAGG GAGAGGCGGGAGTCCTTGGGGAGCCCGAGGTACCTGGAGCTGTACATAGTGGCGGATCACACCCTG TTCTTGACCCAGCACCGGAACTTGAACCACACCAAACAGCGTCTTCTGGAGGTCGCCAGCTATGTGGATCAG ATTCTCAGGACTCTGGACATTCAGGTGGCGCTGACCGGCCTGGAAGTGTGGACCGAGGAGGACCAGAGCCGCGTCACGCCAGACGCGAACGCCACGCTCTGGGCCTTCCTGCAGTGGCGCCAGGGACTGTGGGCACGGCAGCCACATGACTCGGCTCAGCTGCTCAC GGGCCGCGCCTTCCAGGGCGCCACCGTGGGCCTGGCGCCGGTCGAGGGCATGTGCCGCGCGGAGAGCTCTGGAGGCGTGAGCACC GACCACTCGGAGCTCCCCATTGGTGCTGCAGCCACCATGGCCCACGAGATAGGCCACAGCCTCGGCCTCAGCCACGACCCCGACGGCTGCTGCGTGGAGGCAGCGGCGGAGCAGGGCGGCTGCGTGATGGCCGCAGCTACCCG GCACCCGTTCCCGCGAGTGTTTAGCGCCTGCAGCCGCCGCCAGCTGCGCGCCTTCTTCAGCAAGGGAGGGGGCGCGTGCCTCTCCAACGCGCCGGACTCCGGGCTCCTAGTGCCCCGGGCGCACTGCGGGAATGGCTTCGTGGAAGAGGGCGAGGAGTGCGACTGCGGCTTCGGCCAG GAGTGCCCGGACTCCTGCTGCCATGCCCACAACTGCTCGCTGCGTGCGGGGGCCCAGTGCACCCACGGGGACTGCTGCGCACACTGCTTG CTGAAGCCGGCGGGTGCGCCTTGCCGCCGGTCTGCGGGCGACTGTGACCTCCCTGAATTCTGCACGGGCGTCTCCCCCTATTGCCCCCCCGACATTTACCTACTGGATGGCTCGCCCTGCGCCAGAGGCCGCGGCTACTGCCGGGACGGCGCGTGTCCCACGCTGCAGCATCAGTGCCAGCAGCTCTGGGGGCCTG GCTCCCGCCCAGCCCCGGAGGCTTGTTTCCAGGTTGTGAACTCTGCGGGAGACGCCCATGGGAACTGCGGCCAGCAAAGCGACAGCAGCTTCGTGCCCTGTGCGCagag CGATGCGCAGTGTGGGAAACTGCAGTGCCAGGGCGGGGAGCAGAGTGCACTGGCGCCACACATGGTGCCGGTGGACTCCACCGTACCCCTAGGCAGCCGCCAGGTGACCTGCAAGGGAGCCCTCGTGCTGCCCGGCACCCAGCTGGACCTGCCTGATTTGGGCCTGGTAGAGTCAGGCACCCAGTGTGGACCTAGAATG GTGTGCCAGGAAAGGCGCTGCCGGAACACTACCTTCCGAGAGCTGGAGCTCTGCCTGACCACCTGCCATGGTCGCGGG GTTTGCAATAGTAACCGTAATTGCCACTGTGCTCTGGGCTGGGCTCCGCCTTTCTGTGACAAGCCAGGGTTTGGTGGTAGTGTGGACAGCGGTCCTATGCAGCCTGAAA ACCAGGACACCTTCACGCTGGCGGTGATCCTTAGTTTTCTGCTGCCTCTGCTCCCTGGGGCCGGCCTGGCCTGGTGCTGCTGCCGGCACCCGGAACTCCGTCTCCAACAATGCCTTTGGGGCTCAAGGAGGGACCCCACGTGCAGTGG ACCCAAAGATGGCCCATGCAGGGGCCACCCTCTAGGCAGTGTTCACCCAATGGAGTTGGGCCTGACAGCCACTGCAGAGCCCCAGGCCCTGGGTGCGTGA